In Chaetodon trifascialis isolate fChaTrf1 chromosome 2, fChaTrf1.hap1, whole genome shotgun sequence, one DNA window encodes the following:
- the ank2a gene encoding microtubule-associated protein futsch isoform X1 gives MSDIKMSVILTAEQMEHLIYEERAGARGLEEKEPLAIMEHLNDRLEKVGEIQQDGINISRQEAQRDDAKKEKWTTLYETQTVEVKYPPVVEPVLQETCIEGKASSRYVTEVKDMTGTVSHLTIDMDQYLEQRPVVTCGSQEDLQDRFEQVSVKCDSKRRPPDIKKPIRKKLRDRERSGCSSSEGELERMSSEESLDGDAILKENAHVATTAMDPPASPLVVDTPIGSIKDRVKALQNKVKEEEEQKFTQDLIPQAKSSITIKRTEEDMPELPRVPKSPKSPRSQTERLEETMSVKDLLKAFQTGQDPSKNKAGLFEHKAVASSCISSSLSQSGDSEEMQKTEQSPTQESKTQIQTQDLTIFHQQSDVKICDKTGLEDQPKGLIKLDSEESLFISDSAYIGKTVKFADIPQRDNSGLSPQGETPELSGKETMSVKELMKAFQNGQDPSKNNTDLFEHKAAVSSHISTLISESADSDEIQKTEQSPMQEPKSQMQAQDITISHQQSVAKICDKTDLKDRPVSMIRQDSEESLLISDSAYIGRTIKIADTISWDDGSRSQHGEVPELSEKETMSVKELMKAFQTGQDPSKNKAELFEHKATASSHISTLILESADSEEIQKTEQSPMQEPKSQMQAQDITISNQQIDVKKYDKTNLKDRPVSLIRQDSEESLLISDSAYVKKTVKFAETIPWDDGSRSPHGDAPELSEKETMSVKELIKTFQTADDPSKTQAGIFETKDNTCISTLISESGESEEVQMPEQSTLQQPRSQIQTQDLTRQTDVKTSDKPDLEDQPFSLIRDNSEESQLISDMDHFRDVVKITDTIHFDDGRVSPQREEPGLSGVNIGRIELEEPVIGTGRSLSEDLQISPDRRPSEDFTADIKAELEQSPEYQLFKQTSAAADMSYQREVPEEETLDDDSVTNPLLISSHCLKSYFEEDVSLIESQMRGDDLSPESPKHEAMAEYSNTSVHTRAHLSSLGGSENDEEPMVTHEMTSEMLTFCTGREEMYVIPSQVKKLEPSKENTIDHESKIMFTHTDTEVTEVKTKEPQLQEVCIDRTTSSQASTAVKDMSGMLSLMNSDMDQYLQARPVARQTQEEDIVQEKFEQIIITKDKDKEMQTFVTDGKKGATVGSTTQEIDHAPRDKHSVTWAGEEAESEFSSDENEGMIVDGTTQQIDCAALKHEVTRRDEETEATMIEELPMKEEWVEEKTSYQPSTKEKEMSGMLLLLNSDLGKHLKDMPVKNRPPEVDIIQERFEEVILTKIPKSLSEEQMLTICEKTLTVVSADVEDTITRETHEQTDVIELKQYSSSVSETPFQQVCIDRKAQEQQSTTERDMTGMLSLLSCDLDQYLKEKPVTIQSHPQEDVVHESYKQVILRRSSLEDKIGVEDYEHIQANEVGVTELSPSSVLETPFQQVCIDRKAQQQQSTTEKDMTGMLSLLSCDLDQYIKEKPVAIQSHPQEDVVHESYKQVILRRSSLEDKIGVEDYEHIQANEVGGTELSPSSVLETPFQQVCIDRKAQQQQSTTEKDMTGMLSLLSCDLDQYLKEKPVAIQSHPQEDVVHESYKQVILRSSSLEDKIGVEDYEHIQANEVGGTELSPSSVLETPFQQVCIDRKAQQHQSTIERDIRGMLSLLSCDLDQYLKEKPVTIESDAQEDVVHESYKQVVRPSTVLEDKIGVEDYEHIQADEVTVTELSPSSVLETPFQEVCIDRKAQQQQSTTEKDMTGMLSLLSCDLDQYIKEKPLTAESDPEEDAVHESYKQVVRPSTVLEDKIGIEDYEHIQDDEVVVTELSPSSVLETPFQEVCIDRKAQQQQSTIERDMTGMLSLLSCDLDQHLKERPVAIQCHPEEKIVRESYKEVILTKDNKRETLTFSPDCKLMSPEDTNLEILDINRERASQSELQTCCHGDEGPKSFSSEEGEGKISPSAAALFSDSTEETVDMTKLYATVDDSKNDNRDVRIVASHSVLKAHEFLVHEFSSNTPQRPANLENLNTMVFGDQAKESCHPDSLESSPVMEDRSSKTSPDSIEPSPTRESSCPDSLEGSPTQSKDSEKMPAKTAVYEDYASQLEACFAYDKNIYRDESDHDEQENNYEVIQTDSKICDGENVHTLMRQDSLEIDDGEHDITNKQFTPEEEMFKMAAKIKTFEEMEQEAKMKTDTFLDVTSLSETGDRRDHEIDRKYGPDMHSSSQDTLQKNAEKCAAGSTHTLFEATDISLSSKEKGEIPQPQLNTIELVDSSLCLTATHKEEPDPESEESLLTERDTEIHKDKDAVVAGSSSVTDTHFSSCVANEHHPDDNKEVELPLTDCPGSVSKTQSMVCTEELKYAIPQCQDEDDEISHAHAEAKEQINLFPAEERKTPEETPVQTPGNDRTPDPFQFQEGKLFEMTRGGAIDMTRRNSDENGEGYAFFHIGEHPVDEVVPAETGEGQAKSLTLENKDSITDTTLQEVPQSSLTESANEIPSPKPRTLIKSSSDKSESENQADLGSSTEVQPGSPSSLEKLTIIQSGAQSLESLGLDYLDSTIADLQSDPSTAAHSVYSEQVHDSSDSSSDDDDEEEDEDQCSVIEMSFSAAQAGIPACHQDSPPPLAIKPGSTIKKKITMEDSQVSELDQVQRKGEKSSTLDRRTRSEADSDTSKTSNKDRSYSDSSQPTDTSNLFPSKLPVMMQHKPLTQTSSSSSPHRKEIQLSQTTESSVRSSLDTDDISSASHRNPDSVIFTYDIPVSHSSNSDGNPLTGVQPSSGTEGVFQSKPVWDDTVETQMQRIIDDQTPECTPVDWQDDADRKEETLAIIADLLGFSWTELARELEFSEDDIQLVRTENPNSLQEQSHALLQRWVEREGKHATEDCLIKRLTKINRMDIVHLIETQMNKSVQEQTSRTYAEIEKTLDHSEVSVALSSVQEDVDSPRVVRRVESDRRPPPAVSEEDLSVASLLDIPSWAEPVGHTHSESMHGDLLEELEIPHELNTNLWTSEDLITQEPTTYDNLDEQADEMPDLPNQSVTEEKYKDENGHIVVRKVTRKIIRKCVSVDGVGQEQVSVEGDPQGTISMAEGDRYSKVVKRTVLKSVGDHTEVTFADCEGFSASRQDTAEGSKVSHVQKTTVVEGERTMTHQGDPSLASDLPSAQDDFKQGPHA, from the exons ATGTCGGACATCAAAATGTCTGTTATCTTGACTGCAGAGCAAATGGAGCATTTGATATATGAAGAGAGAGCTGGAGCTAGGGGGCTGGAGGAAAAAGAGCCTTTGGCCATTATGGAACATCTCAACGACAGGCTGGAAAAGGTTGGAGAGATTCAACAAGATGGAATAAACATTAGTAGACAGGAAGCACAACGAGATGATGCTAAAAAGGAGAAATGGACTACACTCTATGAGACTCAGACTGTTGAAGTGAAGTATCCCCCTGTCGTGGAACCAGTCTTACAGGAGACATGCATCGAGGGGAAGGCTTCAAGTAGATATGTCACAGAGGTCAAAGACATGACAGGCACGGTCTCACACCTCACAATTGATATGGACCAGTACCTTGAACAGAGACCTGTAGTGACGTGTGGTTCTCAAGAAGACCTCCAAGATAGATTTGAACAGGTCAGTGTGAAGTGTGACAGCAAACGGCGTCCCCCAGATATCAAGAAACCGATTAGGAAGAAACTTAGAGACAGAGAGCGTTCTGGATGTAGCAGCTCTGAGGGTGAGCTGGAAAGGATGAGCTCTGAGGAGTCTTTAGATGGAGATGCTATTCTTAAGGAGAATGCTCATGTAGCCACCACAGCTATGGATCCCCCAGCTTCTCCTTTAGTGGTTGACACACCTATAGGATCTATAAAGGACAGAGTTAAAGCTTTACAGAACAAagtcaaagaggaggaggaacaaaaATTTACTCAGGATCTGATTCCTCAAGCAAAATCTTCCATCACCATAAAGAGGACTGAGGAAGATATGCCAGAACTTCCCAGAGTTCCCAAGTCTCCCAAATCCCCCAGATCTCAAACAGAAAGATTAGAGGAGACTATGTCTGTTAAGGATCTGTTGAAAGCATTCCAGACTGGACAGGACCCTTCAAAAAATAAAGCTGGGCTTTTTGAGCACAAAGCAGTGGCATCGTCTTGTATTTCATCATCGCTATCACAATCAGGAGATTCTGAAGAGATGCAGAAGACTGAACAAAGTCCGACACAGGAGTCGAAAACACAAATCCAAACTCAGGACCTCACAATTTTCCACCAACAGAGTGATGTTAAAATATGTGACAAAACAGGCCTTGAGGATCAACCAAAAGGGTTAATCAAACTAGACTCTGAGGAatcacttttcatttcagataGTGCTTACATTGGAAAGACAGTAAAATTTGCTGATATACCTCAAAGGGACAATTCAGGTCTGAGCCCACAAGGAGAGACACCAGAGTTGTCAGGGAAGGAGACAATGTCTGTTAAGGAGCTGATGAAAGCATTCCAGAATGGGCAGGACCCTTCAAAAAATAACACTGACCTTTttgaacacaaagcagcagtttcttctcaTATTTCAACATTGATATCTGAATCAGCAGATTCTGACGAGATACAGAAGACTGAGCAAAGTCCCATGCAGGAGCCGAAATCACAAATGCAAGCTCAGGACATAACAATTTCCCACCAGCAGAGTGTTGCTAAGATATGTGACAAAACAGACTTAAAGGATAGACCAGTAAGCATGATCAGACAAGACTCTGAGGAATCACTATTAATTTCAGACAGTGCTTATATTGGAAGGACAATAAAAATTGCTGACACCATTTCTTGGGATGATGGAAGCAGAAGCCAACATGGAGAGGTACCAGAGTTGTCAGAGAAGGAGACAATGTCTGTGAAGGAGCTGATGAAAGCATTCCAGACTGGGCAGGACCCTTCAAAAAATAAAGCTGAGCTTTTTGAACACAAAGCAACAGCCTCCTCTCATATTTCAACATTGATATTGGAATCAGCAGATTCTGAAGAGATACAGAAGACTGAGCAAAGTCCCATGCAGGAGCCGAAATCACAAATGCAAGCTCAGGACATAACAATTTCCAACCAGCAGATAGATGTCAAGAAATATGACAAAACAAACTTAAAGGATAGACCAGTCAGCTTGATCAGACAAGACTCTGAGGAATCACTCTTAATTTCAGACAGTGCTTATGTTAAAAAGACAGTAAAATTTGCTGAGACCATTCCTTGGGATGATGGAAGCAGAAGCCCACATGGAGACGCACCGGAGTTGTCAGAGAAGGAGACAATGTCTGTGAAGGAGCTGATTAAAACATTCCAGACTGCAGATGATCCCTCAAAAACTCAAGCAGGAATTTTTGAAACCAAAGACAACACTTGTATTTCAACGTTGATATCTGAATCAGGAGAATCTGAAGAGGTACAGATGCCTGAACAAAGTACTTTGCAGCAGCCAAGATCACAAATCCAAACTCAGGACCTCACAAGACAGACTGATGTCAAGACAAGTGACAAGCCAGACTTAGAGGATCAACCATTTAGCTTAATCAGAGATAACTCTGAGGAATCACAGCTAATTTCAGATATGGATCATTTTAGAGACGTAGTAAAAATTACTGATACAATTCATTTTGATGATGGAAGGGTTAGCCCTCAGAGAGAGGAGCCAGGGTTGTCAGGGGTGAACATAGGCCGAATTGAATTAGAAGAACCGGTCATCGGCACTGGTAGAAGTTTATCTGAAGATTTACAGATCAGCCCTGATCGCAGGCCTTCTGAGGACTTCACCGCTGACATAAAGGCTGAACTGGAACAAAGTCCTGAGTACCAGCTTTTCAAGCagacatcagcagctgcagataTGAGCTATCAGCGGGAGGTACCTGAGGAGGAGACCTTGGATGATGATTCTGTGACGAATCCATTATTGATCTCCAGTCACTGTTTGAAAAGTTATTTTGAAGAAGATGTTTCTCTTATTGAGAGTCAAATGAGAGGTGATGATCTAAGTCCCGAGAGTCCGAAGCATGAAGCTATGGCTGAATACTCAAACACTAGTGTTCATACTAGGGCCCATCTTTCCAGCTTAGGGGGAAGTGAGAATGATGAAGAACCCATGGTGACTCATGAAATGACCAGTGAAATGCTTACATTCTGTACTGGAAGAGAAGAAATGTACGTCATACCTTCACAGGTCAAGAAACTTGAACCAAGCAAGGAAAACACAATTGATCATGAAAGCAAAATAATGTTCACccacactgacactgaagtCACAGAGGTCAAGACCAAGGAGCCACAACTTCAAGAAGTCTGCATTGATAGAACAACATCTAGCCAGGCTTCCACTGCAGTAAAAGATATGTCAGGGATGTTGTCTTTGATGAACAGTGACATGGATCAGTATCTACAAGCTAGGCCTGTGGCAAGGCAGACACAAGAAGAGGATATTGTTCAGGAGAAATTTGAACAAATTATTATAACAAAGGACAAAgataaagaaatgcagacatTTGTCACTGATGGAAAGAAAGGAGCAACAGTGGGTAGCACAACACAAGAAATAGATCATGCACCAAGAGACAAACATTCAGTTACATGGGCAGGTGAAGAAGCAGAGAGTGAATTTTCCTctgatgaaaatgaaggaatgaTAGTGGATGGCACAACACAACAAATAGATTGTGCTGCACTGAAGCATGAGGTCACAAGGAGAGATGAGGAAACTGAAGCAACCATGATTGAAGAACTCCCAATGAAGGAAGAGTGGGTAGAGGAAAAGACTTCATATCAGCCATCTACAAAAGAGAAGGAGATGTCAGGTATGCTATTACTGCTTAACAGTGACTTGGGCAAGCACCTCAAGGACATGCCAGTGAAAAATAGGCCTCCAGAGGTGGACATTATTCAGGAGAGATTTGAAGAAGTTATCCTCACCAAGATCCCCAAATCCTTAAGTGAGGAGCAAATGCTTACAATATGTGAAAAAACACTAACAGTAGTTAGTGCTGATGTGGAGGATACAATCACTAGAGAGACACATGAACAGACTGATGTGATTGAACTCAAACAATATTCAAGTTCTGTTTCAGAGACACCGTTCCAACAAGTCTGCATTGACAGAAAGGCACAGGAACAGCAGTCTACAACTGAGAGGGATATGACAGGCATGTTGTCACTGCTCAGTTGTGACTTGGATCAATATCTCAAGGAAAAGCCAGTTACCATACAGTCCCACCCACAAGAGGATGTCGTCCATGAGAGCTACAAACAAGTTATACTGAGGAGGAGTAGTTTGGAGGATAAGATAGGTGTAGAGGATTATGAACACATTCAGGCCAATGAAGTTGGAGTCACAGAATTGTCACCAAGTTCTGTATTAGAGACACCGTTCCAACAAGTCTGCATTGACAGAAAGGCACAGCAACAGCAGTCTACAACTGAGAAGGACATGACAGGCATGTTGTCACTGCTCAGTTGTGACTTGGATCAATATATCAAGGAAAAGCCAGTTGCCATACAGTCCCACCCACAAGAGGATGTCGTCCATGAGAGCTACAAACAAGTTATACTGAGGAGGAGTAGTTTGGAGGATAAGATAGGTGTAGAGGATTATGAACACATTCAGGCCAATGAAGTTGGAGGCACAGAATTGTCACCAAGTTCTGTATTAGAGACACCGTTCCAACAAGTCTGCATTGACAGAAAGGCACAGCAACAGCAGTCTACAACTGAGAAGGACATGACAGGCATGTTGTCACTGCTCAGTTGTGACTTGGATCAGTATCTCAAGGAAAAGCCAGTTGCCATACAGTCCCACCCACAAGAGGATGTCGTCCATGAGAGCTACAAACAAGTTATACTGAGGAGTAGTAGTTTGGAGGATAAGATAGGTGTAGAGGATTATGAACACATTCAGGCCAATGAAGTTGGAGGCACAGAATTGTCACCAAGTTCTGTATTAGAGACACCGTTCCAACAAGTCTGCATTGACAGAAAGGCACAGCAACACCAGTCTACAATTGAGAGGGATATTAGAGGCATGTTGTCACTGCTCAGCTGTGACTTGGATCAATATCTCAAGGAAAAGCCAGTGACCATAGAGTCTGACGCACAAGAGGATGTAGTTCATGAGAGCTACAAACAGGTTGTACGGCCAAGTACTGTTTTGGAGGATAAGATAGGTGTAGAGGATTATGAACACATTCAGGCTGATGAAGTTACAGTCACAGAATTGTCACCAAGTTCTGTATTAGAGACACCATTCCAAGAAGTCTGCATTGACAGAAAGGCACAGCAACAGCAGTCTACAACTGAGAAGGACATGACAGGCATGTTGTCACTGCTCAGTTGTGACTTGGATCAATATATCAAGGAAAAGCCACTGACCGCAGAGTCTGACCCAGAAGAGGATGCAGTTCATGAGAGCTACAAACAGGTTGTACGGCCAAGTACTGTTTTGGAGGATAAGATAGGTATAGAGGATTATGAACACATTCAGGATGATGAAGTTGTAGTCACAGAATTGTCACCAAGTTCTGTTTTAGAGACACCATTCCAAGAAGTCTGCATTGACAGAAAGGCACAGCAACAGCAGTCTACAATTGAGAGGGATATGACAGGCATGTTGTCACTGCTCAGTTGTGACTTAGATCAACATTTAAAGGAAAGGCCAGTGGCGATTCAATGCCATCCAGAAGAGAAGATAGTCCGTGAGAGCTACAAAGAAGTCATTCTGacaaaagacaataaaagaGAAACTTTGACCTTCTCCCCTGACTGTAAGTTGATGTCACCAGAAGACACAAATTTAGAGATTCTGGACATCAATAGAGAGAGAGCTTCACAAAGTGAATTGCAGAcatgttgccatggtgatgaagGTCCCAAGAGTTTCTCATCTGAGGAGGGTGAGGGTAAAATCTCACCAAGTGCAGCAGCACTTTTCAGTGACTCTACTGAAGAAACAGTTGACATGACAAAGTTATATGCAACAGTGGATGACTCCAAGAATGATAATAGGGATGTCAGAATTGTTGCTTCTCATTCGGTTCTCAAAGCACATGAATTTTTGGTTCATGAATTTAGTTCTAACACGCCACAACGCCCAGCCAATTTGGAGAACCTAAACACTATGGTTTTTGGTGACCAGGCTAAAGAGTCCTGCCATCCAGACTCACTAGAGTCAAGTCCTGTCATGGAGGATAGATCTTCAAAGACATCCCCTGATTCAATTGAGCCAAGCCCTACCAGAGAATCCTCTTGCCCAGATTCTCTTGAGGGAAGTCCCACTCAATCCAAGGATTCAGAAAAGATGCCAGCCAAGACAGCTGTGTATGAGGATTATGCCTCCCAGCTTGAAGCATGTTTTGCTTATGACAAAAATATTTACAGGGATGAAAGTGACCATGATGAGCAAGAAAACAACTATGAGGTCATCCAAACGGACTCCAAAATATGTGACGGTGAGAATGTTCACACACTCATGAGGCAAGATTCTCTTGAAATAGATGATGGTGAGCATGATATCACCAATAAACAATTCACCCCAGAAGAGGAGATGTTTAAAATGGCTGCAAAGatcaaaacatttgaagaaatggaaCAGGAAGctaaaatgaagacagacacatttttaGATGTCACTTCACTGTCAGAGACAGGTGATCGCAGAGATCATGAGATAGATCGAAAATATGGCCCAGATATGCACTCTTCCTCACAAGATACACtacagaaaaatgctgaaaaatgtgcagcaggcagcactcacacacttttTGAGGCAACAGATATTAGTTTGAGCAGTAAGGAGAAGGGAGAAATTCCGCAACCACAACTAAATACTATTGAGTTAGTTGACAGTTCATTGTGTTTAACTGCAACTCACAAAGAAGAACCTGATCCAGAGAGTGAGGAGTCACTCttaacagagagagacactgaaatacacaaagacaaagatgcTGTAGTAGCTGGCAGTTCCTcagtcactgacacacatttttccagctgtgtggCTAATGAGCACCATCCAGATGATAACAAAGAAGTTGAGTTGCCGCTGACAGATTGTCCGGGTTCTGTTAGCAAAACTCAGTCTATGGTGTGTACTGAAGAACTAAAATATGCTATTCCACAGTGTcaagatgaggatgatgaaatcTCCCATGCACACGCTGAGGCTAAGGAACAGATAAATCTTTTTCCtgcagaagagagaaaaacacctgaagaaaCACCTGTTCAAACACCAGGTAATGACAGAACCCCTGATCCATTTCAGTTTCAAGAGGGGAAACTATTTGAAATGACCAGAGGGGGAGCTATTGATATGACAAGAAGAAACTCTGATGAAAACGGGGAAGGATATGCATTTTTTCACATAGGGGAACATCCAGTTGACGAAGTTGTGCCAGCGGAGACTGGGGAAGGTCAAGCAAAGTCTTTAACTTTAGAGAATAAGGATTCTATCACAGATACCACCCTTCAAGAGGTCCCACAATCATCTCTGACTGAGAGTGCCAATGAAATTCCTTCTCCCAAACCAAGAACTCTCATCAAATCCTCAAGTGACAAGTCAGAGAGTGAGAATCAAGCTGATCTTGGCAGCTCTACAGAGGTTCAGCCTGGTTCCCCCAGTAGTTTGGAGAAACTAACCATTATTCAAAGTGGGGCTCAAAGCCTTGAAAGCCTTGGTCTAGACTATCTAGACTCTACCATAGCTGACCTTCAGTCCGACCCATCCACAGCAGCACATTCAGTATACTCAGAGCAGGTCCATGATTCTTCAGACTCctcctctgatgatgatgatgaggaagaagatgaagaccAGTGCTCAGTCATTGAGATGTCTTTTTCAGCTGCGCAGGCTGGCATTCCAGCATGTCATCAGGATTCACCCCCACCTTTGGCAATCAAACCAGGCAGtacaattaaaaagaaaataaccaTGGAAGACTCACAGGTATCTGAGCTTGATCAGGTacaaagaaaaggtgaaaaaagcTCAACTTTAGATCGTAGGACTAGATCTGAGGCTGACAGTGACACAAGTAAAACCTCTAATAAAGACAGGAGTTATTCTGACAGTAGTCAACCCACTGATACATCCAACCTTTTCCCCTCCAAACTTCCTGTCATGATGCAACACAAACCTCTAACTCAGacgagctcctcctcctctccccataGGAAAGAAATCCAACTCTCTCAGACTACAGAATCATCAGTTAGGTCTTCTTTGGATACTGATGATATAAGCAGTGCAAGTCACAGGAATCCAGATTCTGTTATCTTCACATATGACATCCCAGTCTCACACAGTTCTAATTCTGATGGCAATCCTTTGACGGGTGTGCAACCATCTTCTGGGACAGAGGGCGTATTTCAGTCCAAGCCTGTCTGGGATGACACAGTGGAAACTCAGATGCAGAGAATCATCGATGACCAAACTCCAGAATGTACGCCAG TGGATTGGCAGGATGATGCtgacaggaaagaggagacATTAGCTATCATTGCAGATCTTCTTGGCTTCAGCTGGACTG AGTTGGCAAGAGAACTGGAATTCAGTGAGGATGATATCCAATTAGTAAGAACAGAGAATCCTAATTCCCTCCAAGAGCAGAGCCATGCCTTGCTGCAGCGCTGGGTTGAACGGGAAGGTAAACATGCCACAG AGGATTGTCTGATTAAAAGACTAACCAAGATCAACCGCATGGACATCGTTCATCTTATTGAAACCCAGATGAATAAGTCAGTTCAAGAGCAAACATCTAGAACTTATGCAGAGATAGAGAAGACACTGGATCACAGTGAAG tgTCAGTAGCCCTATCTTCAGTGCAAGAGGATGTAGACAGCCCAAGAGTTGTTAGAAGGGTGGAGTCAGACCGCAGACCACCCCCAGCTGTTTCTGAAGAGGACCTCTCAGTGGCTTCCCTGCTGGATATTCCTTCCTGGGCAGAGCCTGTTGGACACACCCACTCAGAGAGCATGCACGGTGACCTGTTGGAGGAGCTCGAGATCCCACA TGAATTGAACACTAACCTGTGGACCTCTGAGGATTTAATTACACAAGAACCCACAACTTATGACAACTTAGATGAGCAA